From the Musa acuminata AAA Group cultivar baxijiao chromosome BXJ3-7, Cavendish_Baxijiao_AAA, whole genome shotgun sequence genome, one window contains:
- the LOC135643246 gene encoding abscisic acid receptor PYL9-like, whose product MEPHHHPPSQGLTQEEMAELEPVIQAHHTFPPAPGTCTSLITQHIDAPLRAIWPVVRSFDRPQRYKHFIKSCNVVHGDGGVGSVREVTVVSGLPASTSVERLEILDDDRHILSFRVMGGEHRLRNYRSVTSVTEFHKEGKAYTVVLESYVVDVPEGNTEEDTKMFTDVVVKLNLQKLAAVAMASSS is encoded by the coding sequence atggaGCCTCATCACCACCCTCCTTCCCAGGGGTTGACCCAGGAGGAGATGGCAGAGCTGGAGCCGGTGATCCAAGCGCATCACACCTTCCCCCCCGCGCCGGGGACGTGCACCTCGCTCATCACGCAGCACATCGACGCGCCGCTGCGCGCCATCTGGCCCGTCGTCCGGAGCTTCGACAGGCCACAGCGCTACAAGCACTTCATCAAGAGCTGCAACGTCGTCCATGGCGACGGCGGGGTGGGTAGCGTCAGGGAGGTCACCGTCGTGTCGGGCCTGCCGGCGTCGACCAGCGTGGAGCGGCTGGAGATCCTGGACGACGACCGCCACATCCTCAGCTTCCGCGTCATGGGCGGGGAGCACCGGCTCAGGAACTACCGGTCCGTCACCTCTGTCACCGAGTTCCACAAGGAGGGGAAGGCCTACACCGTGGTGCTGGAGTCGTACGTGGTGGACGTGCCGGAGGGGAACACGGAGGAGGACACCAAGATGttcaccgacgtcgtcgtcaagCTCAACCTGCAGAAGCTTGCGGCGGTGGCTATGGCCTCCTCCTCGTGA